The genomic region GAGCTGAGTGGTGCCCACACCAGCCTCAGAAGCCAGGACGGGAGCTCAGACTGCCCAATAGCGTAAACAAGTTCGCTGAACACACATCACCCCAGCTCACCCCACAGCTGCATCTACACTGTTAAAGGAAATAGACTTTTAAGAAGCAAAGTGTAGTAGTTATTAAATTAACATTGCCCCTCCCCCAAGTGCCACTGGGCCAAGCACCAGAGTAGTCACATGGGAATTATCAGCCATCTTACTCGTCTTCCTTTGTTAGAAAATAACTCTGTCTGACCCTTCAAAgcggaaaaaaaaattttttttttaatgtttcaataaATCCATGCCTTCATTTTAAATGGACTCAGCTAGTTTCCTCAAGATTTCTCTTGACCAGACATAACTCAGTCCTGCAGGGGCGGGAAAGCGAAAGGTCATCTGTGTCTTCACCAAGCTCATCACAGCACAGAATCTACTATGTTTGGGCCGGAAACCAGAAAGGGCCGTCTAACCTATCCAGAGCATCCATGAACCAGAGATCCGAGTGGAAGATGAACCTGAGACCAGCAGAGTCCCCACTCCCACTCCTGCCCCAGGACGTCTTACACGGGCAGAGGCAAGCTGGTGGCCATGGAGGAGGATGGCCTGAGCGAATCTGGAAGACAGGCAGCAACCGGGAAAGGGCTTGTCACCGTTTCAGACCCAAAGAAGGGAACTCAGAGCACCGACAATGTTCTGTTCTTATGGAACCACTTTCCTCTTACCATCTGACGTGAGCAGTGGCTGTTCAGAAGTAGCAAGTGGGTAAAAAAATGCCAAATACAGTTATACTGATTAATAACTATTTCACAGAAATATACTCTTACTCTCAGACTGTTTAAGTAAGCGGAAACAAGGTGTTGGGGAGAAAGCAGCAGAGAAGAGACAAGGGAAAGCTGAGgggttggatttctttttttctttttaaaaatacatagtgaAGTTTTAAAGGGAAAACGACCAAACCTCAAAACTAGCATTGCTGAAAGCAATATTAAAAGGACACAATCTAAAATCATGCTACAAAAATAGTGTTATCTTGTTGAACCAAATGTGCATCTTTTTCAATTCCATGATTGACGGGAGTGTTTATGTGACTGACACGGAAGGCACCAAGGTGAAGTGATTATTATTTGTCTTAGAATATCCAAAGACACAACTACCTActttgggaaaaggaaaaagtatagTCATACTTGTAATAAATAGCTAACTGTCTTTGCCATGGGTTCCTAAACCCTTACAAATTTCAACATATACAAATAGTTTCGCCCCCTAGCGTTCTCTTATTGCTTAGGAGAAGCATTGGTTTTATCCCCGTACATCAGTTTCATCATGAGGCAGGGTTTGAAAACTCGTTTTTAAACAGGTTACGGAGTGACAGAGCTGGGAGCAGGTGAGGCCTTGGGCCTGGGCCAGTCCTGGGGGGATGAGGGCGGTGCACAGGCGTCCCACCCTTGAGCTCCCCCAGGAGGCCTTGGACCAGTCAGTTTTCCCTCCAAGCCCGGAGTAGCTGCCTTCCTCACATCTGCAGAGAGGAGAGCAAAGTCCTGAAACTTGGGAAATCaattctggaaaaggcaggaaAGCAAAATGGGCCGCAGAGGGAAGCAGCCAGACGCAGCCCTGCCTGCCTGGGCACGAGGCCCCCACGCTGTCCTCGCTTCCTGACCATTCCTTCGGGTGGCTGTCTTGATACAAGGGGCGCTTCCAACCGGGTTTCAGCAGCATCCTCCCAAGATGACTCAAATTGGATAGTTTCAGATTATTACTGAATCCCGTACAAACCCTCGTCAAATCAGTTGTGTCACGCGTTCTCTCTTCTGAGGCGCAATGGTGAAAAGAAACTTCGGGCCTCACCCTAATCCTGCCAGCAAAGCTGATTAAGGTCATTTGAGACAAGGTCCTACTCTAAATGAAAGTTCTGATGTAGCTCACTAGAGTCCAGGCTATTAACCCCTTCTTGAAGGCTCTCGGCACTGTGTAGAACGCATTCCAAAGGAGACACGACACACCAGGGTGTCCAGATAGCAAGTACCCAGACTGAAGTCTTGGAATAAAAACTAGACAACAAATTAACCCTGTGAAAAAGACACATGATTCAAGGATCCATAAATGAAACTTTAGGCAAATTGCCACTGATTTAGACTCAGCGGGCTGGcgggtaattttttttaatgtttatagaataataaaaacaagaaaggaaaaaataaatccctAAGGCTGAGAAATTACATCCAAATGAAATGAGAATATAATCTAAACCAAAGAAGGGAGTTTCAAGCCTATAAGTATATAAATGCCATTTACTGGTATGAAGAAAAGCTAAACAAACATTaagctttgagaaaaaaaattcttctagaTCTAACAGATATTGAGGGCAGAAATGGTttctaaataaaagaaatgtaaagagcCACAAAGATTTCCAATTACCTTCTCAACCAGTTACGATTTCAGCTTTATCTGCTGAggggagaagaaatgaaaattttacaaaGAGCCAGGAAGGTTTACACGGCTGGAGGCAGGCGGTGTCGGGTCTGCGTCCTCTCTGAGGGGCCCCCAGATCAGAATCTGAGTCACCTGTCCACACCTGTGAGTTCCCAAACTCACACAAAGAGCCCAGCAGCGCCCAGGCACACTGGTCCCCACATTCGGCTCCCACTCGCAAGTGGGTTCCGGAATACAAGACTCTGCTTTTCCAAAGAGGACAGGAGGTAGTTAACCAAGCACAGCCGGGGTGGGTAACCATGCCCAGTGCTCTCGACAGGCCCTCAGCAGATGGTCTGGGCCTGCTCCCCACTCCTCTCACCTCCCAGACCCGCCCCTGCTCCCTCATCAGCTGTCACTGAGCTGGTCCTGGGAGTGGGTGCTAATGAAGAGAGCCCCTGGGTTCTGCACACTTCACCAGGAGCTAGAAACGTGTCTGGAGACCTCACTCGCTAATGGCAGTCACTAGAGCAGGAAGCCATTTTTTACATGGTTGGGACAGTCAATTTAGAAGCAGCCCTCAGCTGAGTAGTTTTCGCCTTTTGCTATCTGCTTAGTGTCATGTTTTCCTGTAAAACACATGTGCAGAAAATGACTATCAGGCCTTGGCACAAAGACTTCATGGCTGCTTTGTCTGGAACATGGGTGGCACACCGGGACCCACTTACATCGCCACTGCCTCCCAGAATCCCTAAAGTGGCCACGTGTTGTCTCCACACTCTGTCAGGGCAGATTCTAAGAACAGCCCACTGAAAATCCTGCAGAGCCCGAGATTAGGGACTTGGTCCACCTCTTAAACACATGGAGAAGTGAGGGGTTCCTTCCCAAACAGCACAGGTGAGTCTATGAGAAAAGGTGAGCTTGGGCCACACACACATGACATATGGAGGGGGTATTCAAGGGTCATTTGCTGCAAGCAGGAATTCACATACATGTGCAGACCAGAGTTAGTGCTTTATCTCCTCAGAGACCGCCTGTGGCTCAACCCAAGACTGAGTCACTCAGAAAGCCTCAAAGAAAGGCGAATGAAACTGCAAACTTTAAAAGACTAGGAATGTTTTCAACTGAGTCACAAAGCTCTCTCAAGAAGCCTCTGACATGGGGTGGGGTCAGACGCACTCCATGGCTGCCCACAGGAAGGAGCCTTTAGCCAAGGGACAGTGATGGTGCCCAAAGGGTAGGGGGTAACATCCACCTCCCAGAGCCAAGCCCCAGAACCAGACTGGGTCCCCACTTCCCTGCGGCCAGCCTGGGCTCCGTCCACTTTGGCACTTTGGTTCAAGCTGCCAAGGAAGACATGGATATTGGGACTGGGCAGGCGTCAACATTCTTGCCTTTCTGTGGGCAAAGGTTGTCTCTCTTGAATGACTTGCTGCAGAgtgagaatctgtttcctttacTTCAAATAGAACTTCTGCTGTGAGGTTTTAATCTGTAACTGCCTGTGCCTTCCCCGGCTTTATATAGAGCTGACGAGTATCTTTAGGCTCTCGTGACTGGAATCTCTCTGTATGAAAGGGGTAAGgcaccccacccccctgccatGTCTTCGGCAACGTGAAGGGAGGGTAAAGGagaatcagagaaaagaaaaaataccacaTCAACTGGATCGATGCCAGGATAAACTTTCTCTGAAGACGTCAGTGTTTGCATCCATCTAAAACCACCAGAGGTTCCACCAAATGCTTGAGGGTTTCAACCATCCAGTATCCAGGAACAAATTCAAACGTATACAAGTTGGGCATCAACTGTGAATGCCAATAtcatgccaccagaaaattaaaaaacactaagGTTGCCTCAGTCTTAAAAATTCCCCAAACCAAACTGACACTGATCCATATTACAActattaaatgcaaaaataagcttatttcaatttgcaaaaaaaaaaaaaagcccttttaAGCCTCCCCAAATCTAGATTGTCTTGTTCGTACACAGAAACAACATAAAGAAAATGCGAGTGTCTTTCCATTCACACTAGACAACcatattccttccttccttccttccttctcaccACGTGACAAGACTCTACAGTCCACCAGTCAGCATATCTGGTCACTTTCGGCTATACTGGGAGctaattaaatataaagaaatatatttacaaaaaccATGGGAGAGCCTCATGGCACAAAGGACATTAAATAGTTACAGGGACATAAATAATTCCAAGATTCTAACACTAAGATGTAAATTAATTCCTAAGTGGCCTATGGCACAAGGTGTCATCACCTTTTATCATGTCAGCGTGTACAACTTCAGTGGGCTTCAGAACCGTTCCTTGCAGCTGACAGCACATCCTCAGGATACCAACAGACTCCTTTCAGCCAGATGATAACCGGTTTTATTGAAGTGACTTGGAAAAACTTGGGCAACAACCCTCGCCTGAAGAGTCTTCTTTTTTCCAATCTCACTTCAAAGGCAGCTTTTTATTGAGGCCCAGTAACATGAATCCCAGAAGGAGATTTCTGATAAAGTTCAGGGTGGTCCTTCCAAGTGGGCCCCATTTGATGCAAGGCTGAGTCTTTGTAACCCTGTTTTTAAATGGAATTCTCAGAGGGCAATAAGCCCCATTTTGACAAAGCATATACACTctacaaatgcaaaataaatatataaaatgaacagaTAAAATCCAGATGTCATAATCTCCTCAAAAGTCACTACACATAATAGGTACGAGGTTTGTGAAGCCTGGTTTGTACTGCCTCACAACATCCATGGGAAGAGGGCTCAGTCAGACCACCGTGACCAGGCCTGGCTGCCCTAGGTGGGGACAGTGGGAGGTCAGTTACCCCCAGACAAGCTGGGTCTCTGACCAGACCAGGGGCTTGAACAGGTGGCCTGGGTCACGGCCCCAGAAAGGAACTTCAGCAGAACTTGAGTTGTATAGGATGTTCGGTTCAGGGAGCCCTAACCCCGACCCTTCAGAGATGGCCAGTACCATTTCCTGCGGGGTCCCCAGCCAAGCAGTGCTACCTGACAAAGCCACCCGTGCAGGAAATTGCACGCCGCTCTGCTCTGCAGAAGGCAATGCCAGCCTGTGCAGGGCTGGACATTTCTCACACAGGCTCTGCTCCCCGAGACCCCCTCCCTCATGACACTGCCCGCTGCTGAAGCTGTAAGCGCTCACTAGCACAAGATCTGGGACTCTCCTCATTAATGCAAAatcttcccaccagcagtgagcaTTCTTTTCCTTGGTGAGGGTGAAACACAAAATATTGGAGCTAGAGTGAGGTTTGTAAACATTAAGGACAGTTCAAAGAGTGAAAACCCGACATGTAAAAACAAATTTTCCGTAAGAGAAACAATTAGTCtccaacagaaaaaaacaaaaaactacagcATCGCAGGGGCCTGTGTAACTTAGTCACCACAATAATCTTCACTTTACCGAGAATTCATACAAAACCTTACGGAACTAGAATGTTCCCCAACAGCCTCCAAGATCGACGTTCATAGTTATGACCCTGAGGTACAGGGTCGTCACCCTCCGAAACATCAGTGAAAGGGGGTGTCATGGTGCAGATTCAAGTAGTTTTCAAATCCTAGACGGAGCCACTCAGAATTCACTCTAGAACTCTTCTCAGGCGTTTGAAAATCAGCACATACCCTTGAGACAGAGGCATGTCCCCACCTGTGGTCCGTGAGGCCAGCAAATGAGCAAGGGTCTGGACTGGTGGGACAGACTGTGTTTCTCCTGTGGCTTTTATCTGGGAAGGTAAGATGACAGAAAATCTGCAGTCCAGCCTCGGCGTATTCAGGGAAGGTAGGAAACTGGAAAACAAGATGGTCCTCGTATTCTTGGAGGAGCCTCTGGGATTCAGGAAGATGATTCCAGGGACGTCTCAGCAGGGTAGGAAACAGATGGTGACCTCCTGATGCGCAGCagtgccctggagcccagccAAGAGGGTGCCAGCCTCCCCCAGAGCCAGCAAAGCACCCAGCGGGCACACCTGCCGCCGAGACCCTTGGTGTCACAGCTGGCTGTCCATGCTCGTGCTGGGGTCCCAGTGCCCCCAGGCATGGAAAACAATGGGGAGAGGGGCATCCTGGCAGCGAGACTAAAGCGCATTCAGGGCCTCTATGGGGGTTGCCCAGAAAGCACTGCTGACCCATCACTCCAACCATAAAGTTTCACTCCTTGATActtgttttttcccctccaacAGCCCCCATTTAATCCAGAGTCCTGACTCATCACGAATACATATGAGGGGGTGGCTCAGAGTCAGCCGCGAAGCCTGTGCTCAGGAACAGTGAAGTGGACACGGTGGCCGGCGAGGACAGTGGCTCCCACGGCCACCAAGCCAGAGGATGGGGGAGGCAGGCCCCTCCCACCGCCTCTGTGTGAAAGGCTGGGCACGGGGTCCCCCACCTCCTGCACCCACCATCAGGGCTGCCATGAAAACCCTTGCCCAGAATGAACTGTTACCAAGGAGGACAAAATTCAACTTAGTCACATGATAATCTGATGTGATGAGGGAAAGAAAAACTTGATTGAAAGTACGGGCAGGAGGACCAGAGGGGAGAAGACTCAGCGTGCCCTCACGTGTCCAGGCGCTGGATCTCAGGCCGACTGTCCACATCTCTGGACTCAGTACGGGCGCGGATGTAGTCATTGGCGCTCTGCTGCCGGAGGCTGACCCTCCACTTCTGCACGGCCAGGAATGTGTTCACCGCATAGGCCGATGTTGCCAAGAAGCCGAATATCTACAAGACACAAGCCGGGTTAGTCCGCAGGGCCCCTGGGCACTTACAGTGAGCGAGGTGCATTAGCCTCTCCTGGCTATAACCCCAACACCCAGACCCCACTACATGTCCAGCTGTCAGACCCTAGCCAAGTTCATAGTCATGTGACCCACAAAAAGGCAGCCTCAGGACTCTTTCGAAGTATTCTGGATCTACAAGGAAAAAGAGATCACAGAAGGGCCTCTCTTACAGACCTTCATGACACTGGTCCCTGGGAGAAATACCATGTAGACAAAACACCATATAGATGAAAAATCAGGGTCTCAAGTGTGACCCCCAAATCAAGCCACAAGGCCCAGCATTCCATATCTtagcccccagccccactgcctCTCATGTGGGCAGCTCTGGTGGGCAGCTTGAGAGTGAGAAGTGGTGGTGTTTTAATGATTAGCTAACGACCGATGAACCTATTGAGTGATACCTTGGAGAGCTCATAGTTTAGTATTCTCAATAAACCTTAAATCCTCTCAGTTATAAAAGTGCTGCATATTCTTTGTAAATACCGAACAATAAAGAAACGCAGAGCACAGAGAGAGACAGTCTTACCTTACCTGGTCCCATCCTCTGCCCCCATCCCCCACTGTGCTGACTGCCATGTGGTGTCCAGACTGCATCTTCTTCATGAACACCCCACACTGGCAGGCAAGGCCCTTAAAAGCAACAGCCCTTTCAGACATCCAGGGCTCCGCTGGGCAGAGACTGAAGCAGAGGTGCTCAAGACAGAGTGTGCATCTGAGAGCTAGTTAAAACACACTGCCAAGTTGGCAGCTCTGGGGAAGGCTGAGAACGCCATCTCCAACAAACTCCGGGATGATGCTGCCgttccagggaccacactttaagAACCACAGCACTGAAGGGACCGGGGCCTCCGCTGGCCCAGTGACATCATTAGCAAAGGAGAAGCTGAAGGAGAAGCAATAGGACACAAGCCCAGGGGACAGAGCAGCAAGGCACAGAAAGTGTATGAACCAGCCTTGTTTTGACCTTTTGAGTTCACTTACCACGGCAGCAATTTCTGCTCCGGTTTTGTGATTTAAAGCAGCCAGTACGATCgaagcaataaagaaaaagaaagtgctgAGTCCAGTGTTGACCAAATCCTAAAGAATAAGATAAAGTCACTTGAAAAGGATCTTTGCAGGTTTTATCTGAAAAAACCACTGAAGAACTTTTGACATAAAAAGCACAATCCCCAGCCTCTCTGATGGCTCCTTGTTTTTGTTTCGGTGGCCCAGGGGTATTGATCACACAGATGAAGGCAAAGCGGATGCTATTAATCCTATTTAATTAAATAGTTAATGATGTTGCTTGATAAACCACCACAGAAAAATCCACATTTTAACCAAACACATcatgttaccatttctttctttcttcttttttgaccttgcctcaaggcatgtgggatcatttTCCCTGAcaaggtattgaacccaggccccctgcagaggaagctcagggccttaaccactggaccaccaaggaagtcaccATGTTAAATGACCATTTCTTAATGACCTATTACAGAAACCAAACCGCTAACCCACAAGGACACACTCACTAATTACCAGGTAGAGTTCTAGTGTCTTCTTTTCAAAACACGTTCAAATCCTCTTATGGACAAGAATAGACTTAAACTGGTGAAACCCCTTCATGCATTTGTGACATATAAAGAATGAGAACACTCTTTATGGAGAACACACTTAGCCAGGCCGCGCACACTTCTCTTCCTCGTGCATGGTCTTCAAGTCTCCATGATGCTAAAGCCTAGAGGATTTTCCCCTAAGCTCCTTGCAAAGCAAATCAGGTTACAAATACAACGCTTCAAAGATTTAGCTCCTGTCTTACTTGTCTAGGGgaatacagcacagtgattcatatAAACACCCAGACGAGGGTCCTAACCACTCACAACTGTGGACGGGTCCCTTTGCCTCTCGTGTCATATGTGGgcacagccccccacccctccgGAGTGGTTTCAAGGACTGGGTGGAACAGCGTACATGAAAAGCCACGCATGTGCCTAGCCCACACGTAGGGTTCCCTGCACGTTTATTGTTACGCTGGTATTTCCACTTGTGCATTAGGCCCCCACAGCCTGGGTCATACCAAAGCACCTCTATGCTCTCTACAGGGAAAGAGAAACCAGGCAAAACCCTACACTGCTTAGGTGCCAGCTCGACTGTATCATCACCACCAGGTGGGTCCTGCCGGCTGGCCTGGCTCTGGGGGCCATCTCCTCCTTAAACATGGCAACATTCACCTCCTAACAGCTGAGCCCTGCAGCAGCTCCTGCCTCACTCCTGGCCAGCGCCTCCGCCCCTGCTCATGGACAGCAGCAAAGTACAACTACAAACTCTACCCAGAGAGGTCTACCAGCAGGGCAGCTTTCAGTGGTGACCAGCGTGAAGCCAGGACAAATGTTTCACAAAGTTAAACCTGGACGTGTTCAGTTACACCCAACTCTGGGTAAGGAGCTGCAGGAATAAAGACAACTATAGTTTCTAAACCAAAGGCTACTCAGAAATAGGAGGAAATATTTGATGATAAAATGCGGAGATTTTGAAGAGGTTCATGTGTCTACAGCTACACCACCCTGAACATGCCCAGTCTCCTCTGAAGACGTGCATGTTATTTGTCTATGAATTCCACATTTGGAAATCCTCTTAAATAGCatacttttaaaatcatcttaaatAGCATACTAGTTGCAAAAAGGCCTAAGCATAAGGATGTTCATCATgttatttaaaatagcaaaaaactgaagataaaatacttaagaatcaAAGACTTGTTAAGTAAAATGGTATTTCCAATTGGAACAGTATGCAGTCATTAAAACTAATGATATAGTTATATTTAACATGGAAGACACTCAAGATAGTTCAAATGGGAAAGCTTGACTTTAATGGTTCCATTTTTTGGCGTTCACATATCACAACATACATCTACCTGTGAAAGACAGTCTAGGGAATTCTAGAGTATTACACCCCTGTATTAAGTGGTTACCCCTGCACGGCTGCTATCACATATGAttttaataacagctttattgagatataattcaccacaatttaattttagaacatttttagcaCTTCCAAAACAAACCTCATACTCATTAGCAGTTAATTCTTCATCCCTTCCCTTAATCCTAGACCACTACCAATTAGTTTTCTGTCTTTAAGGATTTGCCTatcctggacatttcatataaataagaaacttctttaaaagaaaaaagtccagggacttccctggtggtccagtggttaacaagccatctcccaatgcaggggatttgggttcaatccttggtgtaggaactaacatcccatatgctgtggggcaactaagctccatgcaccacaactgctgagcctgtaccacaactagagaaagtcctcacACTGCCacgaagactcagtgcaaccaaaaatttaaaaaaaaaaaaaaaatccaactttcAGCTGCTCCTGAAAAGTTGTTCTTGAAAGTCCCGTGAAGTAACACAACTGGCTGGGACTCAGTAGGAGAGCAACCTCTGGGTCTCACGGACCGCCGGCCCCTCTCCTCACTTGCCCATTTCCATCACGTACccagccccacagggccctgagTCCCAGAGAGTGGGCCACCCTACAATGCGCCCCACCCCTCCATACTCTGCCCAGCAAGCGCCTATTCATCCCTTGAGGCTCAACTGGAATCTGGCATTTCCTCTGAACTTCCCCAATTGACCTGCTCCAGGCCCCCTCCCCTGAGGAATCCACTGTGTTCTCCCAGACCTCACACAAAACTGCATCCCACACAGCACACAGAAGAGCAGCTAGCATCTACCCTGTGCTTGCTTTCAGTTCCCAAAGCCTGGCCCCAGACAGGTGTTCACCACCACTGCTTAATAACCATAGGGCTCTGTGACTGGCTGAAGTCAGATCTACACAGGAATGAGAGAGGAGGTTTACAGCCATTCAGCCCATACTGTGCCTTGACGGCCCCAGGACCATGAGATTGACCATAGTGCTGATGACAGAGTGATAGAGACAGAGGAAAGGGACAGGGTAGGTCATTAAACAGCTGATCCCACTAAGGGAttgtaagtaaaaaaaatatgggagacccctgtaagttatGGAAAGGTGACATTTCAAAGTAAAGACCCTCATTGTACTGAGACCTGAAATAACATTTCCACAGTGCCATGACCATCTTGGCTTAATTAGGTAGGGACAAAAAAACTCCCTCActcaacctggaggaggagctgatgatggaggCATGacatctactaaaaaaaaaaaaaaaaatgaggaaaaaaaagtggtctttttcccctctcctttttctttgattataaaactgtagccctcTCACTCAGCTGCTTATAAGCCTCACAAGCATCctgttctaataaatcacttcttatctatcactttggaCATAAAGGACGGGAACTCCTCTGTGgaatggtttagtcactaagttgtgtccaactcctgcgatcccatggactgtagcccaccaggctcctctgtccatgggattctccagccaataatactggagtgggttgccatttccttctccaggggatcttctcaacccagggatcgaacccacgtctcctgcactgcaggcagattctttaccttctgagctaccagtgaaccCCCTTTGGAGCCCCATGAATTATGGTTTCAGGGGCAGCTACCATCTATAGAGAGCCTACTGTGCCAACCATACAACTCCCAGTGTCTCACTGAGTCCTAACCTAATTAGGATCCAAGACACCTCTAATAAAGGGCCTTGAGGAAGTTGAGTTCTAGAAAAGATGAGTTTgccataatgaaaaatatatatttggtctttgtcccagATTCCTCAACATTTCCTGAGTGCCCTCAGTTGCCCTTTAACCTGTGCGGTCtgcataaactccaggagttagtgtcAGAACTAAACTGAATTGCTGAATACCCaagagaacccccatggacagaggagcctggtgggctactgtccatggggtcgaaagagtcagacacaactgagcgactaagcacagcacagttggTCTTACAGAATCACTCAGTGTGGAAAAACTACACAGATTTGgtgtaggggggaaaaaaaacaactatatatTTGGTGTCAAAAGTGGTGTCCGAAAACACCACACAATGAGTCACAGCAAAGCCTCAGGACTCTGCAGGTGGCTCCTCTGGGTGACTCCAGACTGCTCTCAACTCACCACAGCACCCAGCCTGGGTTCTCAGGTCAGGAAACACCTGTCCTGACCTGAGGACAGCAGAGGCCACAAAGGCCATCGAAGAAGGAAcacaaagaggaagaagaaaaagagaccgTGGTATCATCAGAGGCAAGAGGAGAGAGTAGGCCACGAGAGAGACTGAGGGCGTACTCCAGGGCTGAAACCATTGCTGGGGGCGGCGGGACTGGGAAGTAAGCAGAGGATCCAGGAGCACAGTGATCCCCCAGTGATCCCGACCAGAGGATTTTCAAGGACGGAGCGTCGGGGGAGTGGATGGTGGAGGGAAAAAGTAGTCCCCGTGTTTGGAAGAGACACGTGGGAGGCTTGTAGGGTGTTGACACTGTCCGAACTCTTGACCCAGGGGTCTGGCTACGTAGTCTTTATCATTCTTCACTAAACTGTACTTTGACTTCTACAGATTTCTCTGAATATGCTGTATTTGACaataaaagctgagaaaagagagaTCAGGAGGTAGGAAAGTAGAGCAGACATCTGCAGACCTCCCTCCTCTACAAAGTTTGACTGAGCTTCCAGGGCTGGAGGGCTCTGACTGCCAGCTACGGGGAGTGGGAgaccctggtggtcagtggtagGGAgaccctggtggtcagtggtagGAAAAGGATGAAAGGAtggagggacagggtgggagagGAGGCCAGGGGCACCACCTAGTCATCTGCCCTAGCCAACACCATCCTAAAGAAAAGAGGGATGTTAACTTTCCAGcaaaaaagatacattttgatACAACCCCAAACACGTGGTCACCAACCAGTGGAAAGACTCaccattaaaatagaaaaactaaGTATTTAAGAAAGCTTGCCAAATAGGTATTTCTGGAGATAAAGGCCTGAACGAATTAATTAGAACCTgaagtcttttttgttgttatggtGATCTGGGGTCAGGGgtccttttaaaattaactgtttatttttttatttattattttggccacaccacacagcttgtgggatcttagttcctcaaccagggattgaatccgggcccacagcagtgaaagtgcagagtcctacccagtggactgccagggaattcctggcgattctttcttaaaaaaaaaaaaatggaagtatgattgatttacaatattagttt from Bos javanicus breed banteng chromosome 18, ARS-OSU_banteng_1.0, whole genome shotgun sequence harbors:
- the CMTM4 gene encoding CKLF-like MARVEL transmembrane domain-containing protein 4 isoform X1, which gives rise to MRSGEELDGFEGEASSTSMISGASSPYQPTTEPVSQRRGLAGLRCDPDYLRGALGCLKVAQVILALIAFICIETIMECSPCEGLYFFEFVSCSAFVVTGVLLILFSLNLHMRIPQINWNLTDLVNTGLSTFFFFIASIVLAALNHKTGAEIAAVIFGFLATSAYAVNTFLAVQKWRVSLRQQSANDYIRARTESRDVDSRPEIQRLDTFAQAILLHGHQLASARVRRPGAGVGVGTLLVSGSSSTRISGSWMLWIG